The genomic stretch TTGACGCCTTCGCCATGGCAGGCCGCGAAAAAGAGCAACTGGCTGTCGGCAGGACAGGCCCGCAACGCGCCCTCCACAAAATGTTGAAATCCGAGTCTGGCCAGCGTCTCATCGCCCGCCTGAGCGTACCAGGTATTATCGCATTCCATTGAAAAACGGATTTTCTTGTTACGCGCAATATCGCGCGCTCTGCTCTGCATACGCCGCAAAATAGTGTGGAGCGCAATTTCAGCAGTACCTGACAGATCACTGGTGAGGTAGGCACGGATGGCTTCGCTTGTCTCCAGTAATTCCTGAACAAAATCAGCGGTCCGGTTGTGGCCGTTGTCTTTCATGATCTCATGCAGAACTGACAGCCCGTCAGTCAGATAGTTCAGTGAAACTGCCGGTGCTTTACCCGGTTCTGGTGTCTCAGTTCCCTTTGCGGCAGCAGTTTCAACAGGCTGAGGTGTCGCCTGATGGCGTGCACTGATATTGTAGAAAATCTGCTTTAGCACAGCCGGCGAAATGTCTTCCTTGTCAATAACTGCATCAGCGCCAACGCGCGTCGCATGCAATCGCAATTCACCGGCATTTCCCCCGGTAATAAAGACAATAGGTGCATCTGTATATTGCCGCACTCTGGCAATATCATCTTCAATGGACACAGATTCAGGTCGCAGGACATCCAGCAGGATGCAGTCTGCAGGCCGCG from Parvularcula sp. IMCC14364 encodes the following:
- a CDS encoding response regulator; the protein is MHIHYIEDDELDASVLKRAAKTNDTLDVTVSKSLEDLSETLAARPADCILLDVLRPESVSIEDDIARVRQYTDAPIVFITGGNAGELRLHATRVGADAVIDKEDISPAVLKQIFYNISARHQATPQPVETAAAKGTETPEPGKAPAVSLNYLTDGLSVLHEIMKDNGHNRTADFVQELLETSEAIRAYLTSDLSGTAEIALHTILRRMQSRARDIARNKKIRFSMECDNTWYAQAGDETLARLGFQHFVEGALRACPADSQLLFFAACHGEGVKLMLYFDRQILPDASIFFSDATPAGSIGQESHSSLRLGAAILGLKPENVQITTSGTDQMVTVIL